The Herbiconiux sp. SALV-R1 nucleotide sequence TGTGCATCGCCGTCGGGTGGTCCTGATAATCGAAGCGCTGTCCGGCGGAGGTGACGAGCTGACCGACGCGCCGCGCCTGGGCATCGGTCAGGGCGCCGGGCCCGAGGATGCCCGTCTCCTCGTTCAGGGCACGCATGTGGTGGGTCAGCAGCACCGGCGTCTTCACCTGAGTCAGCATGAGATCGTGCGGGCAGGTGAGCGACGCGGTGCCCGAGTAGAAGGCACGCGCCCATTCCGGGTCGTACTCCTTGATGTTCTGGGGCGCCTGGCTCGGATCGGGGAAGAGCATGCTCGCGGTGATGCCCGAGGGAGACGCGTCGATGGAGCGCACCAGGCCGTCCCAGTCCCCCACCGACCACTGGTCACCGAGGAACTTGTTCCAGGTCTGGAACATCACGCCCACCTCGTGTTGGCGCACGCCCGGCCCGAACGCGGGGGTGAGCTCCGAGGTGAACAGGGGCGCATCCTCGAGGATGACGCCGCGCACCTGGCCGGGCTTGGCGTAAGCGGAGAGCCACGCCGCAGTGACGCCTCCTGAGGAGCACCCGGAGACGACCGCCGGGCGCCCGACGACGAGGTCGAGGAACTTGACGATGTCGTTCCCGAAGTTGTCGATCGAGTAGCGGTTCGGCGTCCAGGTGCTTCGGCCCTGCCCTCGGAGATCGACAGCGAACACGTGGAAGTGCTCGGCTAGCGCCGCCATAGAGGGCTCGTAGCTCCACCACGAGCCGGTCTGCTCCGGGACGAGCACGAGTGCAGGTCGGTCGGGCGACCCTGCCTCGGCGTAGTTCATGGTGATCTCGCCGAGGTCGACCTGTGTCTCCGGAAAGTCGTGCGGAACGAAGATGTCCCTGTCGGCTGGATTGTCTGTCATCAGTGTTCTCCCTGTATCCCCGTCATTGCGGATCGTCTGTTCACCTGATCGGTCGCGCATGCTCCCTGATGAAGGCGGCTGCCTCCATCAGCTTCCGCTCGGCAGTCGGTATCCGTCCGGCGGAGGTCATGATCCCGTGCGAGTAGCCGCCGAGATGGTCGTAGTGCACCGTCGTGCCCGCTCGAGCCAACGCGGCCGCGTAGGCCGCGCCCTCATCAGCGAGCGGATCGTTGTCGACCGTCAGCACGTAGGCGGGCGCCATCCCTTCGGGCAGCTCTGCCCGAAGCGGGCTGAGATCCCCGGCTTCGCGATCGACCTCGGCCGGGACGTAGAGCCCCGCGAACCAGCGCATGGTGTCGGCGACGAACGGGAATCCGGCAGTGATGCGTTCATAGGAGCTGCCCTCTCCCGCGAGGTCGGTGACCGGATGTATGAGCACCTGGGCGCTGATCGGCACTCGCTGGGGGTCGCGCGCCGATTCGATCGCGAGCACGGCGGCGAGCTGCCCACCGGCGCTGTCGCCCGCCAGCACGATCGAGTCGACGGCGAGCCCGTGGCCCGCGTCGGGGTCGCCGAGCCACCGAAGAGCATCGCGGCAATCCTCGATGGCCGCCGGATACGGATGCTCGGGAGCGAGACGGTAGTCGACCGCCACCGCCGGCAGTCCCGTCGCGGTCGACAGTCGCCGGACCAGACGGTCGTGGCTCGACAAGCTGCCCATCACCCACCCTCCCCCGTGCAGGAAGAGGATGACCGGAGCGGGCACGTCCCCGGCATCTCGCGGGTCGTAGACCCGCACCTCGAAGTCGCCGACCGCGTAGTCGTCGACGCGGTGCACCTTTTCGGGCGCGAGGCCGTTCGCGGCACAGCTCGTCTCGTACCTGTCACGGACCTGATCGACCGTGTACTCGTGATACGGCCGTCCGCCGTCGTCGCGGAAGGCCTCCAGGAGCGGTGCGGCATCCGGGGCAACCATCCGGCCGCTGAAAGCGTCGGGCTTCGTCACGATCCGGCTCCGAAGTCCGCGAGCTCGAGCTTCCGCGTCTGCACGCGATACTCCTCGACCGTCCCTGACCAGTTGTTGATGACCCGTCCCTCGTCGTTCTTGTACCAAGATGAACACTCCGACGAGAACGCCGAGCGCTCGAGCTCGCCCTGGATGCGGGTGCTGAACTCCCGGAGAACCTGTGCGTCCACTTCCAGCACGTGCTCTGCCGACCGACTCAGGTGACGCACGCACTGAGCGATGTAGCGGTGCTGTGCCTCGAGCATCGATACGACGGAGTTGTGGTTGAGATTCGTGTTCGGGCCGTAGACCAAGAACATGTTCGGGAACCCGTCGACAGTGATGCCGAGGTAGGCCTCAGGCGCAGTGCCCCATCGATCGTCCAGCGTGCGCCCGGCTCTGCCGACCACGCGCATCCCGGCCTGGAATGCCTGACTCTTGAACCCCGTGGCGTAGACGATGACGTCGAACTCGCGTTCGACGCCGTCGACCGTCCGTACGCCCGTCGGGGTGATCGCGTCGATACTCGCCGTGACGACGTCGACGTTCGTCCGGTTCAGAGCAGGGTAGAAGTCGTCGCTACGAAGTATCCGTTTGCATCCGTAGTCGTAGTCCGGTGTGAGCTTGGAGCGCAGCTCGGGGTCGGTGACCTGTGCCTCGAGGTGGGCGCGGGCGAGCGCCGCACCCTCGTGCGAGGCCTCTGTTCCTCGTCTGATGCGCACGAAGCCGTCCTCACGCAGATCGTGGATCTCGTGCCGAAGTCGCATGTACGTCTGCGGCTTCGCGATGAACTCCCGGGTCTCATCCGCACTGAAGACCCGCTGCTCGCGCGGAAGAATGTAGTTCGCGGAACGCTGGAACACGGTGAGCTGCGACGCGAGGGGAGCCACCTCCGGCACGTACTGGACG carries:
- a CDS encoding NAD(P)/FAD-dependent oxidoreductase → MSTEHIYTAVIVGAGFGGLGQGAQFVQDGIDDFVILERAHDLGGVWRDNTYPGAACDTQSVIYCYSYLLNLGVSRMFAGQAELLGYLRRLADEFGLMERIHLGSDVTEAVWSEDERLWRIRTSAGRSYLARAFVPAWGQLSTPFIPDIPGAGDFAGESFHSASWRHDLDLRGQRVASIGAAATAVQYVPEVAPLASQLTVFQRSANYILPREQRVFSADETREFIAKPQTYMRLRHEIHDLREDGFVRIRRGTEASHEGAALARAHLEAQVTDPELRSKLTPDYDYGCKRILRSDDFYPALNRTNVDVVTASIDAITPTGVRTVDGVEREFDVIVYATGFKSQAFQAGMRVVGRAGRTLDDRWGTAPEAYLGITVDGFPNMFLVYGPNTNLNHNSVVSMLEAQHRYIAQCVRHLSRSAEHVLEVDAQVLREFSTRIQGELERSAFSSECSSWYKNDEGRVINNWSGTVEEYRVQTRKLELADFGAGS
- a CDS encoding alpha/beta hydrolase, which translates into the protein MTKPDAFSGRMVAPDAAPLLEAFRDDGGRPYHEYTVDQVRDRYETSCAANGLAPEKVHRVDDYAVGDFEVRVYDPRDAGDVPAPVILFLHGGGWVMGSLSSHDRLVRRLSTATGLPAVAVDYRLAPEHPYPAAIEDCRDALRWLGDPDAGHGLAVDSIVLAGDSAGGQLAAVLAIESARDPQRVPISAQVLIHPVTDLAGEGSSYERITAGFPFVADTMRWFAGLYVPAEVDREAGDLSPLRAELPEGMAPAYVLTVDNDPLADEGAAYAAALARAGTTVHYDHLGGYSHGIMTSAGRIPTAERKLMEAAAFIREHARPIR
- a CDS encoding alpha/beta hydrolase, which gives rise to MTDNPADRDIFVPHDFPETQVDLGEITMNYAEAGSPDRPALVLVPEQTGSWWSYEPSMAALAEHFHVFAVDLRGQGRSTWTPNRYSIDNFGNDIVKFLDLVVGRPAVVSGCSSGGVTAAWLSAYAKPGQVRGVILEDAPLFTSELTPAFGPGVRQHEVGVMFQTWNKFLGDQWSVGDWDGLVRSIDASPSGITASMLFPDPSQAPQNIKEYDPEWARAFYSGTASLTCPHDLMLTQVKTPVLLTHHMRALNEETGILGPGALTDAQARRVGQLVTSAGQRFDYQDHPTAMHMMHQFDPETFSGVVIDWVASLD